In a genomic window of Carassius gibelio isolate Cgi1373 ecotype wild population from Czech Republic chromosome A3, carGib1.2-hapl.c, whole genome shotgun sequence:
- the LOC127948604 gene encoding suppressor of cytokine signaling 1-like, with product MVAHSSVEGNQGTEEPQARTEASPEVSQSQRSRPSPQAAVIQTHFKPFNYARDFKTIAKTTSMLEESGFYWGPMTVEEAHQKLKKEPVGTFLIRDSCQSDVFFSLSYTTHNGPVSVRIIFKNSKFSLTGSKQSFDCLFKLLEHYISSPKKSLVRPYRKEPVESLQQLCRRRIIETCGGKDIDRIPVHPILKDFLHAFPHPL from the coding sequence ATGGTGGCACACAGTTCAGTGGAAGGGAATCAAGGCACAGAAGAACCCCAAGCGAGGACAGAAGCCTCCCCAGAGGTCTCCCAGTCTCAAAGGTCCAGGCCCAGTCCACAGGCAGCGGTTATCCAGACACATTTCAAGCCCTTCAACTATGCCAGAGACTTCAAGACCATTGCAAAGACCACCTCAATGCTAGAGGAGAGTGGCTTCTATTGGGGTCCCATGACTGTGGAGGAAGCACATCAGAAGCTGAAAAAAGAGCCAGTCGGAACTTTCCTGATCCGGGACAGTTGTCAGAGCGACGTATTCTTTTCACTGAGTTACACAACACACAACGGTCCCGTCAGCGTCCGGATTATCTTCAAGAATTCCAAATTCAGTCTGACTGGCAGCAAGCAATCTTTTGACTGTCTTTTCAAACTGCTGGAGCACTACATCAGTTCCCCGAAGAAGAGTCTCGTCAGGCCCTACAGGAAAGAACCGGTGGAGTCTCTGCAGCAGCTGTGCCGCAGACGGATTATCGAAACATGCGGTGGAAAAGACATCGACCGCATCCCTGTGCACCCGATCCTCAAAGACTTCCTCCATGCCTTCCCTCATCCGCTATGA